In the Paraburkholderia acidisoli genome, TTACGTGCCGCTGCCGCATCCGTCACCGCGCAATCAGCCCTGGTTCAAGCGCCATGCGTGGTTCGAAGCGGAAGTGCTGCCCGCGCTCAGGCGGCACGTGACCGAACTGTTCGCCGATACGGAAAACGCCGCCCCCATCGACATGACATGGGACAACGCCCAGGAGAACGCGCAGATGACGAAGCCGCCAATCACGATCCAGCGCGTCTACGAACCGCTGCCGGAAGCCGGCGCGGCGTGCTTTCTCGTCGACCGGCTCTGGCCGCGCGGCATCAGGAAGGAAACGCTCGCGCACGTGACGTGGGCGAAGGACGTGGCGCCGAGCACGGCATTGCGCCAGTGGTTTCACGCGCACGAGCACGATCCGGCGCATTGGGACGAATTCCGCGAGCGTTATCTGGCGGAACTCGCCGCAAACCGCGTGGCGTGGGAGCCCATCGTGCGGGCGCGCGAAACGCGGCCTGTCGTGCTGCTCTACGGCTCGCACGACACCGCGCGCAATCACGCGGTCGTGTTGCAGGCGTTTCTGAAGCGCGAGCGCCAATAGAAACGACCGATGCGACGCACGGCGCGCAACGCCTGCGCCGCTTCGCGCCGCACGCCTAGAACAGGTACATCCCCGCGACGAACACCACACCCGAAAACAGCAGCGTGGTCACGCAGTAACCCATGATGTCGCGCACGCCGAGGCCCGCGATGGCGAGTGCGGGCAACGCCCAGAACGGCT is a window encoding:
- a CDS encoding DUF488 domain-containing protein, encoding MTKPPITIQRVYEPLPEAGAACFLVDRLWPRGIRKETLAHVTWAKDVAPSTALRQWFHAHEHDPAHWDEFRERYLAELAANRVAWEPIVRARETRPVVLLYGSHDTARNHAVVLQAFLKRERQ